The sequence AGGGGTTCGTACGTATCGAAGAGTCCGACCTCATCGCCCGACCGGACCCGCAAGCCGTGTTTGTGGCGCCGGCCCAGGTCAGCGGCTTCAAGACGGCCTTCATCGTTTGCGACGTCCTGCGGGTCGATGGCCAGCCCTTCGAGCGGGATCCCCGGCATATCTTGAAGCGGGCCCTCGAACAGATCCAAAAGCAGGGTTACCAGTACTACGTCGGCCCCGAGCTCGAGTACTTTTACTTCGGGAGCGACTCGACGCCGACGCCGTTGGACGACGCCGGCTACTTCGACACCCTGCCGTCCTATCGACCGACCCTGGCCCGGGAGGAGACGGTCAAGGTCCTGCGGGAGATGGGCATCGAGGTCGAGGCGTCCCACCATGAAGTCTCCCCGAGTCAGCACGAGATCGACTTTCGGTACCGGGACGCCCTGCGCATGGCCGACACGCTTCAGATCTCCAAGATGATCATCAAAGAGGTCGCCCGGAAGTACGACCTCTATGCGTCTTTCATGCCGAAGCCCATCTTCGGGATCAACGGAAGCGGCATGCACATCCACATGTCCCTGTGGCGGGGGGACGAGAATCTCTTTTACGACCCGAAGGACCCCTACCAGCTTTCGAGCCTGGCCCGGCACTTCCTGGGGGGCCTCCTGACGTACGTCAAGTACATCGCCCTCGTCACGAACCAGTGGGTCAACTCCTACAAGCGGCTCGTCGTCGGCTACGAGGCGCCGGTCTACATCTCCTGGGGCCGGTTCAACCGGTCGGCCCTCGTGCGGGTCCCGGCCTTCAAGAAGCCGGCCTCGGCCCGGCTGGAGTTCCGGGCCCCCGACCCGGGGACCAATCCCTACTTGGCCCTTGCGTGTATCCTGACGGCCGGCATGCGGGGCATCGCCGAACGCATCGACCCGCCCG is a genomic window of bacterium HR11 containing:
- the glnA_1 gene encoding Glutamine synthetase, whose product is MSGVSDAIATLQKNGVDVITLVFTDVLGRLKGFNLSVNEIERAFSEGIVFDGSSVEGFVRIEESDLIARPDPQAVFVAPAQVSGFKTAFIVCDVLRVDGQPFERDPRHILKRALEQIQKQGYQYYVGPELEYFYFGSDSTPTPLDDAGYFDTLPSYRPTLAREETVKVLREMGIEVEASHHEVSPSQHEIDFRYRDALRMADTLQISKMIIKEVARKYDLYASFMPKPIFGINGSGMHIHMSLWRGDENLFYDPKDPYQLSSLARHFLGGLLTYVKYIALVTNQWVNSYKRLVVGYEAPVYISWGRFNRSALVRVPAFKKPASARLEFRAPDPGTNPYLALACILTAGMRGIAERIDPPEPIEMDIYHMPEADRQRRNIDTLPASLLEAIDLACQSPILAEALGEPLFEKIVENKRVEWDKFRMAVTDYEIQTYYRML